The following proteins come from a genomic window of Lycium ferocissimum isolate CSIRO_LF1 chromosome 4, AGI_CSIRO_Lferr_CH_V1, whole genome shotgun sequence:
- the LOC132054265 gene encoding uncharacterized protein LOC132054265 gives MMKVLRNYEKVSGQLVNNEKSSFYLNEKVPATFIGRVKRKTGMSKGTFPFTYLGCPVFYGKRKIVYYEGLIKKVMNRVMPWQNRLLSFGGRYILIAHVLQTMPVYLLSATNPLKGSNTTGIKGKHWVAWEKMCLPKEEGGLAFRSLHDISKALFPKLWWNFRTSVSLWGAFMANKYCKKLHLLLHKPGMHLMHGRKCPALVEADNDKAWWMGENSGQFFVKSAWEEV, from the exons ATGATGAAGGTGCTGAGAAACTATGAGAAAGTGTCAGGTCAGCTGGTAAATAATGAGAAGAGTTCTTTCTACTTGAATGAAAAGGTCCCAGCAACGTTTATTGGTAGAGTAAAAAGGAAAACTGGGATGAGTAAAGGAACTTTTCCATTTACATACTTGGGATGTCCAGTCTTCtatggaaaaagaaagatagTGTACTATGAAGGTTTAATCAAAAAGGTGATGAATAGAGTAATGCCTTGGCAAAATAGGCTACTATCATTTGGTGGAAGGTATATTTTGATTGCGCATGTTCTGCAGACTATGCCAGTTTATCTGTTATCTGCTACGAATCCATTAAAAGGG AGTAATACTACAGgaattaaaggaaaacactgGGTTGCATGGGAGAAGATGTGTTTACCAAAGGAGGAGGGAGGTCTTGCATTCAGATCTCTACATGATATCTCAAAAGCTCTTTTCCCAAAACTCTGGTGGAACTTTAGAACATCAGTGTCATTATGGGGTGCTTTCATGGCTAACAAATACTGCAAAAAACTTCATCTGTTATTGCACAAGCCAGGGATGCATCTCATGCATGGAAGAAAATG TCCTGCTTTAGTGGAGGCTGATAATGATAAGGCCTGGTGGATGGGGGAAAACAGTGGTCAATTCTTTGTTAAGAGTGCATGGGAAGAG GTCTAA